One region of Lactobacillus johnsonii genomic DNA includes:
- the celB gene encoding PTS cellobiose transporter subunit IIC — MSDTAQPSFKDKMMKALGKFSGSRFVRAIMGAGYSIIAFSIIGSMFLVLTVLPQVITAKGFVDFYNNTIGRFNNMYTVIYNATMGIIAIFFAGSFAYNYADIYRKEENLLLDPLNAVFLTLMGLFITVPQLVWKSGSTIFINVLKNNNVIAGGYGVSGSGLTRIGATGIFTGLVVAWLTVQIYRFCIKHNWRIKMPASVPSGVANSFTALIPGFVVAFTIGIIDIILIVLGTDVFQVLYIPFSFISAIADTWWGFLIIIFCIHFLWWFGIHGATITSSFYQAIVLANMADNVKGGFHVFAGDPINAFVTIGGSGATLGAAIFIAFMARSKQLKELGKLELIPAIFNINEPLIFGLPIVYNVGLFIPFICAPLASGAVAYVAIATHMVPKIIVQQPWPTPVGLSGMIATASWQGFVLSVVCAVVAFLIWFPFIRHYDTAIYKKEQADATKA; from the coding sequence ATTTAAAGATAAAATGATGAAGGCTTTGGGTAAGTTCTCAGGTTCACGTTTTGTACGTGCAATTATGGGTGCTGGTTATTCAATTATTGCCTTTTCTATCATTGGATCAATGTTTTTGGTCTTAACAGTTTTACCACAAGTTATTACTGCTAAAGGATTTGTAGATTTTTACAATAATACCATAGGTCGGTTTAATAATATGTATACAGTTATTTATAATGCCACTATGGGAATTATTGCAATTTTCTTTGCTGGGTCATTTGCTTACAACTATGCAGATATTTACCGTAAAGAAGAAAACTTGTTGCTTGACCCATTGAACGCAGTTTTTTTAACTTTAATGGGTTTATTCATTACCGTTCCACAATTAGTTTGGAAAAGTGGCAGTACAATTTTTATAAATGTTTTAAAAAATAATAATGTAATAGCAGGCGGATACGGTGTGTCTGGTTCAGGTTTAACTAGAATTGGTGCAACTGGAATTTTTACCGGTTTAGTAGTTGCTTGGTTAACTGTTCAAATTTATCGTTTCTGTATTAAGCATAATTGGCGCATTAAGATGCCAGCATCTGTTCCATCAGGTGTTGCTAACTCATTTACTGCTTTAATTCCTGGTTTTGTTGTTGCATTTACAATTGGTATCATTGATATTATTTTAATTGTCTTAGGTACTGATGTTTTCCAAGTATTATATATTCCATTCTCATTTATTTCTGCAATTGCTGATACTTGGTGGGGATTCCTGATTATTATCTTCTGTATTCACTTTTTATGGTGGTTTGGTATCCACGGTGCTACGATTACATCGAGTTTCTATCAAGCAATTGTTTTAGCAAATATGGCAGATAATGTAAAAGGTGGTTTCCATGTGTTTGCTGGTGATCCCATAAATGCATTTGTTACTATTGGTGGTTCTGGTGCTACTTTGGGTGCAGCTATCTTTATTGCGTTTATGGCTAGATCGAAGCAATTAAAAGAATTAGGTAAGCTTGAATTAATTCCAGCGATCTTTAATATTAATGAACCATTAATTTTTGGATTACCTATTGTGTATAATGTTGGTCTATTTATTCCATTTATTTGTGCACCACTTGCTTCTGGTGCTGTAGCTTATGTTGCAATCGCAACTCACATGGTTCCTAAAATTATTGTTCAACAACCATGGCCAACTCCAGTTGGATTAAGTGGTATGATTGCCACTGCAAGTTGGCAAGGGTTCGTTCTTTCAGTTGTATGTGCTGTAGTAGCATTTTTAATTTGGTTCCCATTTATTAGACACTACGATACAGCGATTTATAAGAAAGAACAAGCTGATGCTACTAAAGCATAA
- a CDS encoding PTS sugar transporter subunit IIB, producing MADKTIMLACSAGMSTSLLVSKMQNAAKEKGKDYKIFATAASGIQDEIDKEHPDVLMLGPQVQYMEDSVKKITDEAGIPLAVINMQDYGMMNGEHVLETAQELMGDK from the coding sequence ATGGCAGATAAAACTATTATGTTAGCTTGTTCAGCAGGTATGTCAACTTCATTATTAGTATCAAAGATGCAAAACGCAGCTAAAGAAAAAGGCAAGGACTACAAGATCTTTGCTACTGCAGCATCAGGTATCCAAGATGAAATTGATAAGGAACACCCAGATGTATTAATGCTTGGACCTCAAGTTCAATACATGGAAGACAGTGTTAAAAAGATTACTGATGAAGCAGGCATCCCATTAGCAGTTATTAACATGCAAGACTACGGCATGATGAATGGTGAGCATGTTCTTGAAACTGCTCAAGAATTAATGGGCGATAAATAG
- a CDS encoding GntR family transcriptional regulator, whose protein sequence is MTAEAKYLKVARILQKRIEDGIYKPQTPLPDQKTLAEELHVSRLTVKKALDGLQRKGLVYKESGLGTFVLGPVPIQDKFDSPANAFSGLANLLGSDEVTSDIIEFNVEFPNEDIQHYLKLKSSDPVYNIRRLRRLEGKPLILEHTFMPVNLVPDLNEDVLHNSIYNYLHHNLKLKFGVAYRKIKAAKADDWDQQYLQTKKDDPILELEQIVWLNNGQPVEYSTSRNRYDERNYVVLETNSF, encoded by the coding sequence ATGACTGCTGAAGCAAAGTACTTAAAAGTTGCTCGAATTCTACAAAAAAGAATTGAAGATGGGATCTATAAACCACAGACTCCCCTTCCTGACCAAAAAACACTTGCAGAAGAATTACACGTAAGCCGTTTAACTGTTAAGAAGGCCTTAGATGGTCTACAAAGAAAAGGACTAGTCTATAAAGAATCCGGTCTTGGTACCTTTGTCTTAGGACCAGTTCCAATTCAGGATAAATTTGATTCACCAGCGAATGCTTTTAGTGGCTTAGCTAATTTACTAGGATCTGATGAGGTCACTAGCGATATTATTGAATTTAATGTTGAATTTCCAAATGAAGATATCCAACATTACTTAAAATTAAAATCTAGCGATCCAGTTTACAATATTCGGCGCCTAAGACGTCTTGAAGGTAAGCCTCTGATTCTTGAACATACCTTTATGCCAGTTAACTTGGTTCCAGATCTAAATGAAGATGTCTTACATAATTCTATCTATAACTATCTTCACCATAATCTAAAACTTAAGTTTGGGGTTGCCTATCGTAAAATCAAAGCTGCTAAAGCTGATGACTGGGATCAACAATATCTTCAAACTAAAAAAGACGATCCAATCTTAGAGCTTGAGCAAATCGTGTGGTTAAACAATGGTCAACCAGTTGAATATTCAACGAGCCGTAATCGCTACGATGAACGAAATTATGTCGTTTTAGAGACAAATAGCTTTTAA
- a CDS encoding DUF3284 domain-containing protein, translating into MITIKEQANFKARDFFNYLDRQLTEAIKKSRGNDLPVKIAAGTTYQQRNVKAEITEYEFGKKHVSVFKSPKIDVKIDYCLTNTPQGCQIIFKEDILSYDEKKHSNIGTWFYNWQLKQGAKRQLKQMKNNVLSYTK; encoded by the coding sequence ATGATTACAATCAAAGAACAAGCAAACTTTAAAGCAAGAGATTTCTTTAATTACCTAGATAGACAGCTTACTGAAGCAATTAAAAAATCCCGTGGTAATGACTTACCTGTTAAAATTGCTGCAGGAACAACATATCAACAAAGAAATGTGAAAGCCGAAATCACTGAATATGAATTCGGTAAAAAACATGTTTCAGTTTTCAAATCACCTAAAATAGATGTTAAAATTGACTACTGTTTAACTAATACACCTCAAGGTTGTCAGATTATTTTTAAAGAAGATATTCTTAGTTATGATGAAAAGAAACATTCTAATATCGGTACATGGTTTTATAACTGGCAGTTAAAGCAAGGCGCAAAAAGGCAATTAAAACAAATGAAAAATAATGTCTTATCCTATACAAAATAA
- a CDS encoding PTS lactose/cellobiose transporter subunit IIA — MAQENSDNMQVVMGIIMQAGNAKAAAMQAIQAAKKGDFDKADEFIKQANEGLVNAHNVQTDMLTQEAQGNHVKVDLYMVHAQDHLMTAITFIDLAKEVVAVYKKMAEK, encoded by the coding sequence ATGGCACAAGAAAATAGCGATAACATGCAAGTTGTAATGGGAATTATTATGCAAGCAGGTAATGCAAAAGCTGCTGCTATGCAAGCAATTCAAGCTGCTAAAAAGGGCGATTTTGACAAGGCTGACGAATTTATTAAGCAAGCAAATGAAGGCTTAGTAAATGCTCACAATGTTCAAACTGATATGCTAACTCAAGAAGCACAAGGTAACCACGTAAAAGTTGACCTTTACATGGTTCATGCTCAAGACCACTTAATGACAGCTATTACTTTTATTGATTTAGCTAAGGAAGTAGTAGCTGTTTACAAAAAAATGGCTGAAAAGTAA
- a CDS encoding glycoside hydrolase family 1 protein produces MNKHKMPKDFFWGNSVSSMQTEGAWNEDSKGLSVYDVRPATENTTDWHTAIDEYHRYDEDLDLMKEMNMNMYRIQISWSRVCPEGDGDFNPKGIEFYDKLVNAMLDRGIEPMICLYHFDMPLHLAKEYNGFMSRHVVDAFVRFGKKMIDHFSDRVKYWIVFNEHNLYFQDEVFNISGYEKGDKTLDDMYTIFHHTMICHIRLANYIHEKYDDVKIGGMLAFQQIYPETSKSTDVWAAKQIQEFLNFNIYDADTGRGYSPEVLQYAKDHNINWDITEDDKEEMKKAKADFLAFSYYSSWTVSADKIPADVAPNRYMNYGGVENKYLKTNAWSWTIDPLGFRNAITTMYNHYKIPVFPIENGIGLKETWDGEHMIEDDERIAYHEEHIKAMKDAMFLDGAKVLGYLGWGLIDIPSSHADMEKRYGAVYVNRSNHDLKDLKRVPKKSFYWFQKVLKDNGDEI; encoded by the coding sequence ATGAATAAGCACAAAATGCCTAAAGACTTCTTCTGGGGCAATTCAGTTTCAAGTATGCAAACTGAAGGTGCCTGGAATGAAGACAGTAAAGGCTTATCAGTTTACGATGTGCGCCCTGCCACAGAAAATACTACAGATTGGCACACCGCAATTGATGAGTACCATCGTTATGATGAAGATTTAGACCTAATGAAAGAAATGAATATGAATATGTATCGTATTCAAATTTCTTGGTCAAGAGTTTGTCCCGAGGGAGACGGGGATTTTAATCCTAAGGGAATTGAATTTTACGACAAATTAGTAAATGCCATGCTTGATCGCGGAATCGAGCCAATGATTTGTCTTTATCACTTTGACATGCCTCTACACCTAGCAAAAGAATACAACGGTTTTATGTCACGCCATGTTGTTGATGCTTTTGTTAGATTCGGTAAAAAGATGATTGATCATTTTTCAGACCGAGTTAAGTACTGGATTGTTTTCAATGAACATAATCTTTACTTCCAAGATGAAGTATTTAACATCTCTGGCTACGAAAAAGGTGACAAAACTTTAGATGATATGTATACCATCTTTCACCACACCATGATCTGTCATATTCGATTAGCTAATTACATCCATGAAAAATATGATGATGTGAAAATCGGCGGAATGCTTGCCTTCCAACAAATTTATCCTGAAACTTCGAAATCTACAGATGTTTGGGCAGCAAAACAAATTCAAGAATTTTTAAATTTCAATATTTATGATGCAGATACTGGCCGCGGTTATTCACCGGAAGTACTGCAATATGCTAAAGACCACAACATTAATTGGGATATAACTGAAGATGATAAAGAAGAAATGAAAAAAGCAAAGGCTGACTTTTTAGCCTTTAGTTACTATTCTTCTTGGACAGTGTCAGCTGATAAAATTCCTGCTGACGTTGCTCCTAACCGTTACATGAATTATGGCGGTGTAGAAAACAAGTATCTCAAGACAAATGCTTGGAGCTGGACAATTGATCCACTAGGCTTTAGAAATGCTATTACCACTATGTACAACCATTACAAGATTCCAGTCTTCCCAATTGAAAACGGAATCGGCCTAAAAGAAACTTGGGATGGTGAGCATATGATCGAAGATGATGAACGTATTGCTTACCACGAGGAACATATTAAGGCTATGAAAGATGCAATGTTCTTAGATGGAGCTAAAGTTTTAGGTTATCTAGGTTGGGGATTAATCGACATTCCAAGTTCACATGCCGATATGGAAAAGCGTTACGGTGCTGTTTATGTCAACCGTTCAAATCATGACTTAAAAGATTTAAAACGTGTTCCAAAGAAATCATTTTATTGGTTCCAAAAAGTATTGAAAGATAATGGAGACGAAATATAA
- a CDS encoding PTS sugar transporter subunit IIC, with product MSEQKQSGFSVFVNKHILPPVMKFVNTKAIQALQNGMIYTLPFILIGSIFLILGNIPIPAVANAINASGWGAFFNQAYTTTFSIMAMWASVGIAYIYVKNEGYEPLAPGLTSLAAFLMLQTLTIDSPLKNAMAKGIDGGMSAKAVTENIDKLPHALQTFLESPVTGVFNITWLGGDGMIAAIIVGLLVGWIYSAIMKKGWTIKLPEQVPAAVSNQFTAMIPSGIILIGTMLIYAGFKLTTGSDFLQWTYQTLQIPLQGISDSLGGAIAIGFLVPFFWFFGVHGGLIVGSLAGPMLQANSFDNAQLYKAGKLTIANGAHVVTNEFYNNFINLTGSGITIGLIIFILIAAKSAQLRSIGKVELVPGIFNINEPFLFGLPIVMNPFLAIPFFLTPVVVSISTYFVIKTGIIPPLNGFACPWTMPAVISGFLIGGWKMAIWQACTLVISTLIYWPFARKYDKILVQREATALKKDEAEGK from the coding sequence ATGAGCGAACAAAAACAATCAGGCTTTAGTGTGTTTGTTAATAAACACATACTGCCTCCAGTAATGAAATTTGTTAATACTAAGGCTATCCAAGCCTTACAAAATGGTATGATTTATACTTTACCATTTATTCTTATTGGATCTATTTTCTTAATTTTAGGAAATATTCCTATTCCAGCTGTAGCTAATGCAATTAATGCTTCCGGTTGGGGTGCATTCTTCAACCAAGCCTACACTACTACTTTTAGTATCATGGCTATGTGGGCATCAGTTGGTATTGCCTATATTTATGTTAAAAATGAAGGCTATGAGCCATTAGCACCTGGTCTTACTTCATTAGCTGCATTCTTAATGCTTCAAACTTTAACTATTGACAGCCCATTAAAGAATGCCATGGCTAAAGGTATTGACGGTGGAATGAGTGCAAAAGCCGTAACTGAAAATATTGATAAGTTACCACACGCTTTACAAACATTCTTAGAATCACCAGTTACAGGTGTCTTCAACATTACCTGGCTTGGTGGCGACGGAATGATCGCTGCAATTATTGTTGGTTTATTAGTCGGCTGGATTTACTCAGCTATTATGAAAAAAGGTTGGACTATTAAGTTACCTGAACAAGTTCCAGCTGCTGTTTCTAACCAATTTACTGCTATGATTCCATCAGGAATTATCTTAATTGGTACTATGCTTATTTATGCAGGCTTTAAGTTAACTACTGGTTCAGACTTCTTACAATGGACTTACCAAACCCTTCAAATTCCACTTCAAGGTATCTCTGATTCACTTGGTGGTGCCATCGCTATTGGTTTCTTAGTACCATTCTTCTGGTTCTTTGGTGTTCACGGTGGTTTAATTGTTGGTTCTCTTGCCGGCCCTATGCTTCAAGCTAACTCTTTTGATAATGCTCAATTGTACAAAGCTGGTAAATTAACTATTGCCAATGGTGCCCACGTTGTTACTAACGAATTCTACAACAACTTTATTAACTTAACTGGTTCAGGCATCACTATTGGTTTAATTATCTTCATTTTAATTGCTGCTAAATCAGCACAACTACGTTCAATTGGTAAAGTTGAATTAGTTCCGGGCATTTTTAACATTAATGAACCATTCCTATTCGGTTTACCTATTGTTATGAACCCATTCTTAGCAATTCCATTCTTCTTAACACCAGTTGTAGTTTCTATCTCAACTTACTTCGTAATTAAGACTGGTATTATTCCCCCTCTTAATGGTTTTGCTTGTCCATGGACAATGCCAGCTGTTATCTCTGGTTTCCTAATTGGTGGCTGGAAGATGGCAATTTGGCAAGCATGTACCTTAGTTATTTCAACTTTGATCTACTGGCCATTTGCTAGAAAGTACGACAAGATCCTAGTCCAACGAGAAGCTACAGCGCTTAAGAAGGACGAAGCTGAAGGTAAATAA
- a CDS encoding glycoside hydrolase family 1 protein gives MTKTYSMPKDFYWGGASAANQYEGGYKDGGKGLNAVDVLTNGSANKPRRVTWKTADGKTGSTPMVWGKEFKLPEGAKPAPLADYYYPSHEGTDFYHHYKEDIKYMADMGFNMFRLSLNWSRILPNGDDDEPNKEGLAFYDKVFDECAKYGIEPLVTLSHYETPLSLVNRFGGWKDRKMIGIFVHYADIVMNHYKGKVKYWLTFNEINAMDMAPYMGGGLIDGSEQNRAQGAHNQFVASSKVVKLAHEIDKNNQVGQMLAYSAYYPYTADPADQILVMKAKQEMLFYSDVQTGGRYPEYRLKQYERDGIKLDDKPEDYELIKNYPADFLSFSCYTSNVLTTHEADAKVNGNVSAGGVKNPYLDYNAWGWATDPDVLRIALNDLWDRYHKPLFIVENGLGWGDELTEDHKVHDDYRINYLRAQIKSMEEAVNEDGIPLMGYTMWSAIDLVSNGTGEMKKRYGFVYVDRDDKGNGSLKRYPKDSFNWYKKVIASHGKDLD, from the coding sequence ATGACTAAAACCTATTCAATGCCAAAGGATTTTTACTGGGGCGGCGCTAGTGCTGCAAATCAATATGAAGGTGGCTATAAAGACGGTGGAAAAGGATTAAATGCCGTTGATGTACTAACAAATGGTTCTGCTAATAAACCAAGAAGAGTTACCTGGAAAACTGCTGATGGCAAAACTGGATCTACTCCAATGGTTTGGGGAAAAGAGTTTAAACTTCCCGAAGGAGCAAAACCAGCTCCTTTAGCTGATTATTACTATCCAAGCCATGAGGGAACAGACTTCTATCACCACTATAAAGAAGATATTAAATATATGGCTGACATGGGCTTTAATATGTTCCGTCTATCACTAAATTGGTCACGTATCTTACCAAATGGCGACGATGACGAACCAAATAAAGAAGGATTAGCCTTCTATGATAAGGTCTTTGATGAATGTGCTAAATATGGCATTGAACCTTTAGTAACTCTCTCCCACTATGAAACTCCTTTATCTTTAGTTAATCGTTTTGGTGGCTGGAAAGACCGAAAAATGATTGGTATTTTTGTTCATTATGCTGATATTGTAATGAATCACTACAAAGGAAAAGTGAAATACTGGCTAACCTTTAACGAAATTAATGCTATGGACATGGCTCCTTATATGGGTGGTGGATTAATCGATGGTAGTGAACAAAATCGTGCTCAAGGAGCTCATAATCAGTTTGTAGCAAGTAGCAAAGTAGTTAAACTAGCTCATGAAATCGACAAAAACAATCAAGTAGGTCAAATGCTTGCCTACTCTGCTTACTATCCTTATACTGCTGATCCAGCTGATCAAATTTTAGTTATGAAAGCTAAACAAGAGATGCTCTTTTACTCAGATGTTCAAACTGGCGGTCGTTATCCTGAATATCGTTTAAAACAATATGAACGTGATGGCATCAAACTTGATGATAAGCCTGAAGACTATGAGCTAATTAAGAACTATCCAGCAGACTTTCTTAGCTTCTCTTGTTACACTTCTAATGTTCTTACTACACATGAAGCAGATGCAAAAGTTAATGGTAATGTTTCCGCAGGTGGCGTTAAGAACCCTTATCTTGATTATAATGCCTGGGGATGGGCAACTGACCCAGATGTATTACGAATTGCCTTAAATGATCTTTGGGATCGATACCATAAACCCCTCTTTATCGTTGAAAATGGTCTTGGTTGGGGTGATGAATTAACTGAAGATCATAAGGTTCATGATGACTATCGAATTAATTATCTTCGTGCCCAAATCAAATCAATGGAAGAAGCAGTTAATGAAGATGGCATTCCTTTGATGGGCTACACCATGTGGTCTGCAATAGATTTAGTCTCAAATGGTACTGGTGAAATGAAGAAACGCTATGGCTTTGTTTACGTCGACCGTGATGACAAAGGAAATGGATCTTTAAAGAGATATCCTAAGGATTCCTTTAACTGGTATAAAAAAGTCATTGCATCTCACGGAAAAGATTTAGACTAA
- a CDS encoding GntR family transcriptional regulator, translated as MKKYELIADKIKNYITERQLHHGDKLPTITDLMKKYQVGKSTILQAITLLTQRGLVYKVQGSGVFVRPTGQDGYMSLTDNAGFAHVLKSPTTEVIEFSDKRAPKPLSEYLHSDEVCYFIKRLRRQEGKPFVLEESYYRKSLIPFMSKEIAEGSIFDYIREGLKKEIRFSDKYMRVRKLTADEAKYLELKEGDPCLEVYDTFYLANGTPFDSSKLVYNYQNSKFYDQSSDDII; from the coding sequence ATGAAGAAATATGAATTAATTGCAGACAAAATAAAAAATTATATTACTGAAAGGCAGCTTCATCATGGTGATAAATTGCCAACTATTACTGACTTGATGAAAAAATATCAAGTTGGAAAATCAACTATTTTGCAGGCAATTACATTACTTACCCAGCGCGGACTTGTTTATAAAGTCCAAGGTTCAGGAGTTTTCGTCCGTCCTACCGGACAAGATGGTTACATGTCACTGACTGATAACGCTGGTTTTGCACATGTATTAAAATCCCCTACTACAGAAGTAATTGAGTTTTCTGACAAGAGAGCTCCCAAGCCTTTAAGTGAATATCTTCATTCTGATGAAGTATGCTACTTCATTAAGAGATTGCGTAGGCAAGAGGGGAAGCCTTTTGTTTTAGAAGAGTCTTATTATCGTAAGAGTCTGATTCCCTTCATGAGTAAAGAAATAGCAGAAGGATCAATTTTTGACTATATAAGAGAGGGATTAAAGAAAGAGATTCGATTTTCTGACAAGTATATGCGTGTTAGAAAATTGACTGCCGATGAAGCAAAATATCTTGAATTAAAAGAAGGAGATCCGTGTTTAGAAGTTTATGATACTTTCTATTTAGCCAATGGAACACCATTTGACAGTTCTAAGTTGGTATACAATTATCAAAACTCTAAATTCTATGATCAAAGTTCTGATGACATTATTTAA